CACGGCAGTCTTGCTTCTGAAAAGGGAGAATATATTCAAATCGAAAATCCCGAACCGCAGACGTCGGCGACTTGGAAAAGTACCAGTGAATGGCTAACAAAGCAGCTTAAAATTGATAGTAATAAAGTGAAAGAGCCCAAGAAAGCCCTAATTGAAACGGAAAATAACTCGAAAACTCTGGGAATAGGCAGAATCTCGGAAAATACTTTACATATAGCCCAGGATGTTATCGCGCGACTTCAAATAGAACTATACAAACCAGATTTAGTCATCAAGCCGGATACCAGAAATATCAATTTGTATGAGTTTTATCGGGGAAAAGATGCCATTGAAATTGGATATAATGAAGCAAATAAAGTTTTGATGAGCTTACCCAATTAATTATTCATGTCCCGCCCCGGCGAGACTAAACCAAAGGAGGAATTATCGATGTTTGATTTATTCAAAAAAGCAGTGCTTATGGGTCTGGGCGCCGTTACAATCACTAAAGAGAAAGTCGAGCAAATCGTCGATGAACTCATCAAAAAGGGTGAATTGACCGAAGGTGAGCGGTCCAAAGCCATTCGCGATTTACTGATGAAAGCCCAGGAGCAGGAAAAGGCATTCAATGAAAAAGTGAGTACAGTAGTTAAGAATACCATCGAGAAATTAGACCTTGCTTCGCGGAAAGATATTGAGAGATTAGAGAAAAAGATCGATGAACTGAAGAATCAGTAATCAGTGCATCTATCCTGAGTTATTCACCGCAGAGTACGCGGAGATCGCCGAGAATTATTATTAACAATTAGTTAATCCATAATGAGGTGAGAATGAACAAGATCAAAACAAATCAAAAAATTTACTCTGTGTCCTCTGACCCGGAGGGCCTTCTCCGGAGTGAAATCTGTGGTTTGTGAATTAAGCAGGCTATGAATCACTATTACAGGTACAATTGAATGCCGTCAAACAGATTAATCCGCAACTATCGCAATCTAAAACGCTATCACCAAATTATATCCGTATTTGTCCGGTATGGATTTGGCGATATTATCAGCCGGCTCAGTCTCGATTATTTTATCCAAGCAGTTAAATATAAAAATATTAAGAAGAGTCAGTTCGAAAAAATTTCGATTGCCGCGCGTCTGCGCATGGCTTTTGAAGAATTGGGACCGACTTTTGTCAAATTTGGACAGGTACTGAGTATTCGACCGGATATGCTACCGGAAAGCTTTATTGAAGAATTTAAAAAGCTACAGGACAATGTTCCTCCATTTTCAGGTGAACAGGCGATCGAGGAAATTGAAACGCAGCTGGGAAAATCCGTTGAGGAATTATACTCATCTTTTGATGCAACACCGATAGCGTCGGCTTCAATTGCCCAGGTCCACCGTGCGATGACCAACACTCATGAACAGGTGATCATCAAGATTCAACGTCCGAATATACAGAACATGATCGACACCGATCTGCGTATTCTGTCTGATTTAGCGAAATTGATTGAAAAGAACGTCCAGGAAAGTCATCTGTTTTCTCCATGCAGAATCGTCAGTGAATTTTCGAAAACAATTCAGAGCGAACTCAATTTTTATCGGGAAGGACAGAATATTGAGCGGTTCCATAAAAATTTTGCAGATGATAAAACAGTCTATATACCGAAGGTTTATTGGGAGCTGACGACTGATCGAATTCTGACGATGGAATATATTGACGGGATTAAGATTTCGAAAGTAGACGAGCTGGAAGCGTCCGGATTGAATAAAAAAATAATTGCCATCAACGGCGCGCAATTGGTTTTAAAACAAATTTTCGAGTACGGCTTTTTTCATGCCGATCCGCATCCGGGAAATATTTTTGTCTTGCCAGACAACATAATTGCTCCGTTGGATTTCGGAATGGTGGGCAGTCTGGATGAAGAAGAAATGGAAGCTGTGGGGGCATTACTCACAGCATTTGTGAAAAAAGATGTAAAAAAGATCATCAGCGTCCTGGTCAATCTTGGGATAATGGAAAATGCACTGGATATTCGGAATTTAAAAATAGATTTATCAGATTTCCTCGACCGTTATTATCAGGTGCCTTTATTCCAGTTGGATATAGGAAAAATCCTCAATGAAATAATCGCGATTATGCGAAATCATCATATTCAATTGCCCGCTGAATTGACGTTAATGGGAAAAGCCCTGGTCACCGAGGAAAGCGTCGGTCGAACATTGGATCCGGAATTTGACATGGTTTCTCTGGCGAAACCTTATGTGGAAAAAATGATGATTCGTAAACTGGATCCTCGCCGACATTTACGGGATTTTTCCGACACTCTCGATGAATTTATCCGTCTCTTCAAAATATTACCCTCTGAAATCAGGGTGATTACAGCAAAAGTGAAAACCGGTGAGATCAAAATCCAGTTTGAGCATCGCGGCCTGGATAATCTTATCGCGGGATTGAACCGCACTGGTAATCGTCTATCGTTTAGTTTAATCGTTGCCGCACTTATTATCGGCTCTTCGCTGATAGCGCATAGTGAAAAGGGTCCGCAAATCCATGATTTGTCCGTTTTGGGAATTTTCGGCTATCTCATCGCCGCTTTTTTTGGGCTGTGGCTTGTAATAACAATTTTCAGGAACAGATAAAGTAATATGATTGGCAAATTTCTTGAAAATAAAAAAGTCGGTTTGGTTCTTGGTAGTGGATCGGCAAAAGGACTGTCTCATATCGGTGTCATTAAATACCTCGAAGAACACGGCATCAGGATTGATTTTATCGCTGGCAGTAGTATCGGCGCCATGATTGGTGGCGCTTATGCCGCGGGAGTAAGCATTAATGAAATTGAATCTATTGCACTCAAAACCGATTTGGCTTCATCGGTGAAATATTTTAGACCGACTATTTCGAAATCCGGTCTGATAAGCGGATCAAAAGTAAAAGAATTTCTAAAAGATATAGTCGGAGATATAGAAATTGAAAATCTTAAAATTCCTTTTGCAGCGACAGGGACTGATATTTTCACCGGACAGGAAATTACTTTTAACAAAGGGTATCTGGTTGAGGCAATCCGAGCCAGTATTTCAGTGCCGATCATTTTCCAGCCGGTAATTCACGAAGACAAAATATTGGTTGATGGCGGTTTAGTTAATCCTCTCCCTATCAACGTCGTCCAAAACATGGGGGCTGATTTTGTCATAGCTGTAAACGTGATGCCATCATTGGATAGGATAATTCCAAATAACCGGCAGAAGGATAATCCAATTTTACAGGCATTCCGCAAAGGCGGGACAGACAAGGCATCTGCGATAGGGAAATATTTGGATGTTCTAAACCTCGATGCTAAATGGTTCGAACGGTTGTTTAATAAGAAAAGGACTTACAGGATTCCTAATTTAAAAAAGATAGGAAGCCTTTCTATTTATATTACCCAAAGGAAATTGGCGCAACTTACCATCGAAACGTATCGATCTGACATATTGATTGAACCAAATATCCCTTTTGCTGGTTTTTTTGATTTCTACAAAGCCAGGGAAATAATCGATATCGGCTATAAAGCCGCTCAAAAAGCTTTCTGTGAAAACAAACTTTTAACAAAATAACAAACTGTTCAAAGGAGGAAAAAATTATGAACACAAAAGATCTGGCAAAATTAGGAATAACCGAGTTATGCATGATGATGATTAATAATAGTTCAGTAAGGAAGATGGCTGTTCCTATCATCGACAACAAAATCCGAAAAGCAAACACCTATGATGACAAGACTACCTTTTCAGCAGAAAAATATGCTCATTACTGCTTCTTCCGCAATCTTTTGAGAACTTTAGGTAAACGAATGGATGAACCGACAGAAGAGGCTTTGAAAAGCAAAGAGTATCATCAACAAATGATAAAATATGATGAAGAACTTGCGAAGCTGTTAGACCCTGTCTGGAAAAAAGATTTTAGCAATAAATAAGGAATATTGAATATTAAGTCTGGATAATTGAGAGAGTAAATAATTTAACAAAACCTACCAGGGTAGTGTAATTTTCTTTCTGTAAAAAGGCTCAAAGTTTTTCAAATTCAGATAAAGAACAAAAGAAAAAGAAAAATCCCGGACTTCAGTCCGGGGGATTGTGGCGTCATCAGTCACCAATCGTCAGTTCCCAAGCCCCCAACACCCGCTGATCCATGCAAACACACCAGCCGCAAAGCGGCACCCGGTCACCGAGGAGGCCGTCTGCCCGATGGACGGTGGACATATCGAGGTGCAAACTTTTTAAAAATGATTGGTTTGATCTGAGGATTGGTAACCGGAAAAATTCTATCATGTAGCCCTCTCTCCATCCTCCTTCCGCCCTTCCGTTCTTCCACTCTCCCATAAAATTACTGTCTAAACAATCAGGATTTCTTAAATTAACTTAATATGAAAAGTATGAAAAAACGGAGAGAATCATGAATCCTTTTATCTTTCGGGAGTATGACATCAGGGGAATCGTTCAGGAGGACTTCACGGATGAAGTCGTTATCAATTTGGGGAAGGGTTTCGGAACCTGGCTGGTGCGTCACGGTGCCAAATCCATGAATCTGAGCGGTGATGTCCGCGATACAACCCCCCGCCTGAAAAAACTCTTTGCAAAAGGTGTTTTATCCACCGGTATTGATGTGATTGATATCGGAATCCTCCCGACACCCCTCAACTATTACAGTCTGTTCAAGCGGGATGTGGATGCCGGTGTACAGATTACAGGAAGTCACAATCCTCCTGAATTCAACGGTTTTAAATTATCCTACCAGAAAAAGGCTTTCTTCGGCGAACGAATTCAGGAAATCCGGAAACTGATCGAACAGAAGGATTTTGAAACCGGCAAAGGAAAGTTGTCGGAGGATAACCGGATTAAAGAAGAATATATTGAAGAAGTTACACAGGGCATTACACTGGAAAGACCGTTGAAAGTCGTTCTCGATTCAGGAAACGCTGCCGGTGGTATGGTTGCCCCGGAACTTTTTCGCCGCCTTGGCGCAGAGGTGACAGAACTCTATTGTGATGTGGATCCTTCTTTTCCCAATCATCATCCGGATCCCACAGTAGAAAAAAATGTAAAAGATTTAATGAAAATGATGGCAACGGGAAAATATGACCTGGGTGTTGCCTTTGACGGTGATGCTGACCGGATCGGGGTGGTTGACGATAAGGGCCGCATTATCTGGGCGGATCAGGTGATGAGTATATTCCTCCGGGAAATGATAAAAAAACCGGGGACACCCATTGTATTTGATGTAAAGTGTTCACAGGTTCTGGAAGACGAAATCCGCCGGTTGGGCGGTGAACCACTCATGTGGAAAACAGGACACAGTCTGCTGAAACAGAAGATGCTGGATTCAGGCGCTCCCTTTGGCGGAGAAATGAGCGGCCATATCTTTATCAAAGACGGATATTACGGCTACGACGATGCTATTTATGTAGCAGTACGCTTTGCGCAGCTTTTATCACGTTCCGATAAACCCCTCTATGCTTATTATGACGAACTCCCCAAATTTGTCTCTACCCCGGAAATCCGCCTGGCGGCTGAATCGGATACAGCCAAGTTTGAGATAGCGAAAAAAGCTGTGGACTATTTCAGTCAGCGCTACGATTGTATCACTGTAGATGGTGTCCGGGTGAAATTTGAAGATGGGTGGGGACTTGTGAGAGCATCCAATACACAACCCATCATTGTTGTGCGTTTTGAAGCCCGGACCGAAAAAAGGCTGAAAGAAATCCAAAATCTCATAATGAATAAACTGGCGGAATTCGGAACTTTAAAAGAAGAATGATCATTACTGCGGGGATCATGAATCCCCGTTTGTTTCTTCAGGGAAAAATTTACGAGAGCAATAATGAGCACACGGGAACGGAAAGACGAACACCTGGAATTATTCAAACGGTTTGATTTATCCGTGACAGGGTCAACAAACGGGTTTGAAAACTGGGACTGGGTTCCGGCAGAAACAGCCGGGATCCAATATGACCGTGTGGATACATCCCTTTCATTTCTGGGCTATTCCATCTCTTTTCCGTTGATGATTGCAGCCATATCCGGAGGATCGGAGGAAGGGAATAAACTTAACGAAGCTTTGGCAGAGTGTGCTGAAATTGAAAAAATCCCTCTTGGAATCGGATCAGTCCGAAGTTTTCTGGAAAATCATGAAGGCCTTTCAGTCTTACAGCAGCTTCGAAAGATTGCTCCAGACATTCCACTCATCAGTAATATCGGCATCACTCAGCTCAGGGATCCACATCTCAGAAGAAAATTACCGGCACTCACCCGGGACGGACAGTTTGATGCCATAGCAGTCCATTTCAACAAAATTCAGGAGTTGATACAGCCGGAAGGGGACACAGACTTCACGGGTATCACGGATGCGCTGAGTTGTCTTATTGAAGAATCGGATATTCCCATCATTGCCAAACAGGTAGGTCATGGATTTTCCGGGAATGATATCCGGCAATTATGGCAAACCGGCATCCGTTTTTTGGATCTTGGAGGGCGGGGAGGCACTTCCTGGGCCAAGGCTGAACGATTGCGAAAAGGAGATGTTACGGAAAAGGATCCTTTTGATACCTGGGGACTTTCAACAGCCCATTGTCTGAAAACGGCCCTGGAGATATGTCCCGGGATGTTCTGTATTGCCGGTGGAGGAATCCATACGGGGCACGATGTGGCAAAAGGAATTGCTCTGGGCGCTCGTCTCTGCTCTTCTGCCAATACCGTGTATCAGGCTTATCATAAAAATGGCAGGGAAGGCATCCTTAACACCCTTCGGCACATGAGGACAGTATTAAAGCAAATTATGTATTTAACCGGGTGTTCCACATTAACAACATTCCGAAACAACCCAAATATATTGAGACAAAACCGTGACTGATTTTAAAAGATACTACGGGCAATATGTTTCCTGGTTCAATGATCAGTTGAATGCTTGTCTCTTACCGGAAAAACCCGAAGATTTATATGGTCCCATCCGCTACGCTTTCCATGCCGGAGGAAAACGGATCAGACCTGCTTTATTGGCAGCTATGGCAGACAGTTACGGAATCAGTCGGGAAAGCTCTCGTTTTCCCGCCATGGCGGTTGAAATGATCCATCTTTTTTCACTGATTCATGATGATATTATGGATAATGACAACATGCGCCACGGCAAACCGGCCATCCACGTCCAATGGGATATTAATACCGGCATCCTTTCCGGAGATGCATTATTCACCCTGGCATTTCAGACAATCTTAAAGAGTGACCTGTCTGTCCGAAACGCCATCCTGCCGGTATTTATCCAATCCATCCTCCACGTTTGTGAAGGCCAGAGCTACGATTTATCCTTTGAGCCATCGGAAACAGTCCGGATTGAAGATTATCTTCAGATGATTGAATTAAAAACCGGCCGCTTACTCAGTGGAGCAGCTCAGATCGGGGCGTTGCTGGGAAATGCCGGTGAGGAGGATATTCAGATCATTGAAGCGGTGATTCTTGCAACCGGAAGAGCCTTTCAGTTGCAGGATGACTTACTGGAACTCACCAGTAATCCGGAAAATATGGGAAAAAGTCTGGGAAGTGATCTGATTGAGAAGAAGAAGACATTCCTTTTGCTTACGGCTTACTCCCTGTGCAATGAAAAAGAGAGAAGCCATCTTGATTCTATGCTGACACCTGACTATATTTCCAAAAATGGCATAAGCAGAATCAGGGACTTTTTCGAATCGCTGGGCGCGGTGAGAAAAACCGAAGAACGAATTGAACAGGAAATTGACAGGGCTTACAGGCTGGCCGGAAAATTACCGGACAGTCAGAAAAAGCTCATTCGCTCATTCACATCATTCATTATGAGCAGGACCAAATAA
This genomic stretch from Candidatus Neomarinimicrobiota bacterium harbors:
- a CDS encoding polyprenyl synthetase family protein, whose amino-acid sequence is MTDFKRYYGQYVSWFNDQLNACLLPEKPEDLYGPIRYAFHAGGKRIRPALLAAMADSYGISRESSRFPAMAVEMIHLFSLIHDDIMDNDNMRHGKPAIHVQWDINTGILSGDALFTLAFQTILKSDLSVRNAILPVFIQSILHVCEGQSYDLSFEPSETVRIEDYLQMIELKTGRLLSGAAQIGALLGNAGEEDIQIIEAVILATGRAFQLQDDLLELTSNPENMGKSLGSDLIEKKKTFLLLTAYSLCNEKERSHLDSMLTPDYISKNGISRIRDFFESLGAVRKTEERIEQEIDRAYRLAGKLPDSQKKLIRSFTSFIMSRTK
- a CDS encoding phosphomannomutase/phosphoglucomutase; protein product: MNPFIFREYDIRGIVQEDFTDEVVINLGKGFGTWLVRHGAKSMNLSGDVRDTTPRLKKLFAKGVLSTGIDVIDIGILPTPLNYYSLFKRDVDAGVQITGSHNPPEFNGFKLSYQKKAFFGERIQEIRKLIEQKDFETGKGKLSEDNRIKEEYIEEVTQGITLERPLKVVLDSGNAAGGMVAPELFRRLGAEVTELYCDVDPSFPNHHPDPTVEKNVKDLMKMMATGKYDLGVAFDGDADRIGVVDDKGRIIWADQVMSIFLREMIKKPGTPIVFDVKCSQVLEDEIRRLGGEPLMWKTGHSLLKQKMLDSGAPFGGEMSGHIFIKDGYYGYDDAIYVAVRFAQLLSRSDKPLYAYYDELPKFVSTPEIRLAAESDTAKFEIAKKAVDYFSQRYDCITVDGVRVKFEDGWGLVRASNTQPIIVVRFEARTEKRLKEIQNLIMNKLAEFGTLKEE
- a CDS encoding type 2 isopentenyl-diphosphate Delta-isomerase; this encodes MSTRERKDEHLELFKRFDLSVTGSTNGFENWDWVPAETAGIQYDRVDTSLSFLGYSISFPLMIAAISGGSEEGNKLNEALAECAEIEKIPLGIGSVRSFLENHEGLSVLQQLRKIAPDIPLISNIGITQLRDPHLRRKLPALTRDGQFDAIAVHFNKIQELIQPEGDTDFTGITDALSCLIEESDIPIIAKQVGHGFSGNDIRQLWQTGIRFLDLGGRGGTSWAKAERLRKGDVTEKDPFDTWGLSTAHCLKTALEICPGMFCIAGGGIHTGHDVAKGIALGARLCSSANTVYQAYHKNGREGILNTLRHMRTVLKQIMYLTGCSTLTTFRNNPNILRQNRD
- a CDS encoding polyhydroxyalkanoate synthesis regulator, which gives rise to MFDLFKKAVLMGLGAVTITKEKVEQIVDELIKKGELTEGERSKAIRDLLMKAQEQEKAFNEKVSTVVKNTIEKLDLASRKDIERLEKKIDELKNQ
- a CDS encoding patatin-like phospholipase family protein gives rise to the protein MIGKFLENKKVGLVLGSGSAKGLSHIGVIKYLEEHGIRIDFIAGSSIGAMIGGAYAAGVSINEIESIALKTDLASSVKYFRPTISKSGLISGSKVKEFLKDIVGDIEIENLKIPFAATGTDIFTGQEITFNKGYLVEAIRASISVPIIFQPVIHEDKILVDGGLVNPLPINVVQNMGADFVIAVNVMPSLDRIIPNNRQKDNPILQAFRKGGTDKASAIGKYLDVLNLDAKWFERLFNKKRTYRIPNLKKIGSLSIYITQRKLAQLTIETYRSDILIEPNIPFAGFFDFYKAREIIDIGYKAAQKAFCENKLLTK
- the ubiB gene encoding 2-polyprenylphenol 6-hydroxylase, whose amino-acid sequence is MPSNRLIRNYRNLKRYHQIISVFVRYGFGDIISRLSLDYFIQAVKYKNIKKSQFEKISIAARLRMAFEELGPTFVKFGQVLSIRPDMLPESFIEEFKKLQDNVPPFSGEQAIEEIETQLGKSVEELYSSFDATPIASASIAQVHRAMTNTHEQVIIKIQRPNIQNMIDTDLRILSDLAKLIEKNVQESHLFSPCRIVSEFSKTIQSELNFYREGQNIERFHKNFADDKTVYIPKVYWELTTDRILTMEYIDGIKISKVDELEASGLNKKIIAINGAQLVLKQIFEYGFFHADPHPGNIFVLPDNIIAPLDFGMVGSLDEEEMEAVGALLTAFVKKDVKKIISVLVNLGIMENALDIRNLKIDLSDFLDRYYQVPLFQLDIGKILNEIIAIMRNHHIQLPAELTLMGKALVTEESVGRTLDPEFDMVSLAKPYVEKMMIRKLDPRRHLRDFSDTLDEFIRLFKILPSEIRVITAKVKTGEIKIQFEHRGLDNLIAGLNRTGNRLSFSLIVAALIIGSSLIAHSEKGPQIHDLSVLGIFGYLIAAFFGLWLVITIFRNR